CTCATCACGCCATCAGCGCTGTCGAAGCTCTGGGTGGTCATGCCTTCCTGCTGCAAGGCTTTTTCCAGAACCCAACGGATAGAACGGTCGTCATCGACGATCCACACGGTTTCACTACGGCTCATGTCGATGTGGCTCCTTGTTCCAGTGGCAGAAAGATCGAGAAGGTGGTGTGGCCTGGATGGCTGTCACACTCGATCAGGCCCTGGTGCTGGCTGATGATGTTCTGGGTAATGGCCAGGCCGAGTCCGGTACCGTCCGGGCGTCCGCTGACCATGGGAAAGAAAATGGTTTCCTGAAGTTCCGCCGGGATCCCGGGGCCGTTGTCGATGATCTCGATCTTGGTCACCAGGCGATGGCGGATGTGGCCGATGGTGAACTGGCGCATGGCGCGGGTGCGCAGGCTGATGCGGCCAAGACGCAGCTCGTTCTGGCTGCTGATCGCCTGCATCGCGTTGCGCACGATGTTCAACACCGCCTGAATCATTTGCTCGCGGTCGATCAAGACGTCGGGAATACTTGGGTCGTAATCGCGCACCAAGGTGATGCAGCCCTGGCTTTCGGCTTCGACCAGTTGGCAGACGCGCTCGAGCACTTCGTGGACGTTGCACATGGCCAGCGACGGCAGCTTGTTCGAGCCGAGCATGCGGTCGACCAGATTGCGCAGGCGGTCGGCCTCTTCAATGATCACGTTGGTGTAATCGCGCAGGCTGTCTTCCGGCAGCTCGCGGGCCAGCAATTGCGCGGCGCCACGGATGCCTCCGAGCGGGTTCTTGATCTCGTGGGCAAGGCCGCGCACCAGCATCTTGCTGGTTTCCTGCTTGGACAGCTGCGCCTCTTCCTTGGTGATCCGCAGCAGGCGGTCACGCGGATGGACTTCCAGCAGGAGCATGGTCGCGCCGTTACTGAGGATCGGCGTCACCGCGTAATCAACGGTCAAGGTCTGGCCGGTGAGCGCGGTGAGCATGGCTTCGCGTTTGGTAAACGGATGCGCCTGTTCCACCGCCTGGCGCAGGGAATTCAGCGCCTCGGTGGATTCAGTGAACAGCTCGCTGATGAACTGGCCATGGCTGCGCTGCCCGCTGATGGCGAGCAGCATCTCCGCCGCCGGGTTCATGTACTCGAGGCGCAATTCGGCGTCGAGCAGGATAGTGGCGGTGGTCAGGTTGTCGAGCAGCAAACGGTGGATTGCGTCGCTAATGGTCATCGGAGCCTCTTTTGGGGGCGGAGCGTGCGCAACAAGCAAGCGTCGGTATCGGGAAAATGCAAAAACCAAACCAAGGCTCCGAAAAGAAGCGTTTAACCCTTGAAACAGCCGTTTGACGCTCGTTTGCGTGGCACAGGGCCAGCTCTCACGGGTAGTTTCGAACCAAAATGGGTTGGAATGTGAGTACGGTGCAGCCTATTGCACCAATATAGTGCGCAAAGCTGAGCGGCGTTAGAAGAAACGCAGGAAGGGGTTTTTCGGCTCGGGCGGTTTGTCTTTCAGCGGGCATTCCGGGCGTACGCCATAATCCTCCTTGGTGCAGGGTTTGACCTGACGCTTCTGCGCAAGCGAGATGCGCAGCATATGGAAGGGCTGGTTGGCCGTGCGTTCGACGGTACGGCCTTCGGTGTCAAGGATTTCCACGGAAAGGTTGTGGCTGCCACGATCGATATTGGTCAGCGGGAACACAGGACTGAGGCCGGGTTCGCCGGTGGCTTGGCCATCCAGCAGCAGGCGATAGCGGTGACCGCGTTGCAGGCCGGGTTCGCTGGTAACGCTGACGATGATTTCGCCAGCGCTGCTGCGAATGGTTGCATCGGGTTCAGGCACCAGAATGCGCAGCATGTCGTAGTGGAAGGGCGGTTGCTCCGGGGATTTTTTCGCGGTGGTGATCGGCGCGGCGGCGGTGGGGTTGGCCGGCATGCGGTTACTGGTGGCGATCGGCACTCGCTTGGCATTGCCGCGCGGTTGGTAGGTGTAGACGCGATTGCCTTGCACGTCGGTATAAGTGAAGACCTCGGCTGAGGCTTGCAGCGGCATCAGCGCCGACAGGACGAACAACCACGCGCGGATCATGGCTTGTGCACCCGCTGCACGCTAAGGGCGACGGGTGGGCTCTGCTGGATGATCGTCTGGCCGTCGATCACTTGCACCGCGAGCCGGTGTTCGCCGCGATCGACGTTCACCAGTTGCAGGATCGGCACGTTGCTCGGCTGACCGTAAGGCTCATCGTCCAATACCAGCCTTAATTGATGCGGCGCTTGCAGGCGCGGCTTGATCAGCACGTTGACGGTGAAGGTGCCGTTGTTAGCGCGCAGGGCCTCTTCGGTGGGCAGACCAGCGAGTTCAAGAATGTCGTAGGCGTTGCGCGCAGGCTCACGGTTGTCAGCTTCAGTCGCGGGTACTGTGCTAGGCGTTTGCGGTTCGACCCGGTTGAGCGGCGGCAACTCCATCGGCTTCGCTTGCACGCCGTCCGGCGAATGATCGCTGTACACCGTGTTGCCGTTGGCATCGGTGTATTTGTAGATCTGCGCGTCGGCGGGCAGGGCGATCAGCAGCAGAATGTAGAGAAAGGTGCGACCCATGAAATCGACCGGGATTGAAAGCGATGGGGTGCAGCATAGGCCAGACGCGGCGGTTGGCCCAACCCGGTAAACATCTGGTAACGCCCTCACCCTAACCCTCTCCCAGAGGGAGAGGGGATTGACCGTGTTTCTCTGACAAATTTCATCGACCTGAAATTGCCATGTGAACTCAGGTTCGGAAAAGCATGGAGATAAGTCCCCTCTCCCTCTGGGAGAGGGTTAGGGTGAGGGTTTTTTGATCTGCAATAAAAAAGGCCTCCCGAAGGAGGCCTCTTTCACTCACGCCACGTAACGCGGCGCTACCGGATCAGCAGCTGTAGTACAGCTCATATTCCAGTGGGTGCACGAAGGTGCGAACCTTGATTTCTTCTTCCGATTTCAGCGCGATGTAAGCGTCGATGAAGTCGTCGGAGAACACGCCGCCCTTGGTCAGGAACGCACGGCCTTTATCCAGCTCTTCCAGAGCTTCTTTCAGGCTGCCGCAAACTTGTGGGATATCTTTCGCCTCTTCAGGCGGCAGGTCGTACAGGTTTTTGTCGGCAGCGTCGCCTGGGTGGATCTTGTTCTGGATACCGTCCAGACCAGCCATCAGCAGTGCTGCGAAGGCCAGGTACGGGTTGGCAGCCGGATCCGGGAAGCGGGCTTCGATACGGCGGGCTTTCGGGCTCGACACGTAAGGAATACGGATCGAAGCGGAGCGGTTGCGAGCCGAGTAGGCCAGCATCACTGGAGCTTCGAAGCCTGGCACCAGACGCTTGTAGGAGTTGGTCGCCGGGTTGGTGAAGCCGTTCAGGGCCTTACCGTGTTTGATGATGCCGCCGATGAAGTACAGAGCGGTATCGGACAGGCCGGCATAGCCTTCACCTGCGAAGGTGTTCTTGCCGTCTTTCCAGATCGACATGTGTACGTGCATGCCCGAACCGTTGTCGCCGTACAGTGGCTTCGGCATGAAGGTCGCGGTGCGGCCGTAAGCGTCAGCAACGTTGTGGACAACGTACTTCAGGGTTTGGGTTTCGTCGGCTTTCTTCACCAGGGTGTTGAACTTGACGCCGATTTCGTTCTGGCCGGCAGTCGCCACTTCGTGGTGGTGAACTTCGACGGTCAGGCCCATTTCTTCCAGTGCGTTGCACATGGAGGTACGGATTTCGTGGTCGTGATCGAACGGCGGAACCGGGAAGTAGCCACCTTTGACGCCTGGACGGTGACCCTTGTTGCCGCCTTCGATGTCCTGGTCGGACATCCACGAACCTTGCTCGGAGTAGATCTTGAACATCGAACCGGAGATGTCCGACTTGAATTTCACCGAGTCAAAGATGAAGAACTCTGGCTCTGGACCGGCGAACACAGTGTCACCGATACCGGTGGCTTTCAGGTGTTCTTCGGCGCGCTTGGCGATCGCACGTGGGTCGCGGTCGTAGCCTTGCATGCTCGAAGGTTCGATGATGTCGCACACCAGGATCAGGGTGGCGTCTTCGGTGAACGGGTCGAGAACGGCCGTTTCGTCAACCGGCATCAGGATCATGTCGGAGGCTTCGATGCCTTTCCAGCCAGCGATGGAGGAACCGTCGAACATCTTGCCGACTTCGAAGAAGTCTTCGTCCAAAGCATCGCGAGCCGGCATGGTCACGTGGTGCTGAGTACCTTTGGTGTCCGTGAAGCGCAGATCAATCCACTTGACGTCATGATCTTTGATGAGTTGAACCGTCTTCGACATATGTCCTCCGGGTGGCTTCGGGCTTGGTAGTGGATGCCCTTGAATTTGGTTGATGCCGGCGCGAATACTCTGCCAAGGCAACCTGCCTCACAAGGGAGCAAATTGCATGCCAGTGCCCCAGCATGGGTTTTTCGCCCCAAATTCACGCTTATTAAGGCTTCAAACGCCTGAATGATGAAAATATCGCCCTCTAATGTAGCGTCTTGATTCGAAAATGACCCGTTTTGGTGCGCACAAAACCTTCTGCACATTAACTGGTTAAACCTTGAGCAATTTCCGCTATAATCCGCGCCCCCCTTTTTCGGCTGGCCGTTCGCGCGCTGTTTTCATGAAACTAATCGTAAAAGTCTTCCCCGAGATCACCATCAAAAGCCGACCTGTCCGGACGAAATTCATCCGCCAGCTGGCCAAGAACATCCGCACCGTGCTCCGTGACCTGGACCCGGCCGTGGTGGTGAACGGTGTGTGGGACAATCTCGAGCTGGAAACCCGCGTTACCGACGCCAAAGCCTTGAAAGAGATGGGTGAGCGCCTGACCTGCATGCCGGGCATCGCGCACTTTCTGCAGATCGACGAGTACCCGCTGGGCGATTTCGACGACATTACCGAGAAGTGCAAACAGCACTACGGCGATGCATTGGCCGGGAAGATCTTTTCGGTGCGCTGCAAGCGTGCCGGCAAGCACACCTTCAGCTCGATGGACGTCGAAAAATACGTCGGCAGCAAGCTGCGCCGTGAGTGCGGTGCTGCTGGTATCGACCTGAAAGCGCCAGAAATCGAAGTCCGTATCGAAGTTCGCGACAAACGGTTGTTTGTGATCCACAGCCAGCACAACGGCATCGGCGGCTATCCGCTGGGTGCGTTGGAGCAGACGCTGGTATTGATGTCCGGCGGCTTTGACTCGACCGTTGCGGCCTACCAGATCATTCGTCGCGGCCTGATGACGCACTTCTGCTTCTTCAATCTGGGCGGTCGTGCCCATGAATTGGGCGTGATGGAAGTCGCGCATTTCATCTGGAAGAAGTACGGCAGCTCGCAACGCGTGCTATTTGTCAGTGTTCCGTTCGAAGAAGTTTTGGGCGAAATTCTTGGCAAAGTCGATAACAGTCATATGGGCGTCGTGTTGAAGCGTATGATGTTGCGCGCGGCTTCCAACATCGCCGACCGTCTGCAGATCGAGGCGCTGGTCACCGGCGAGGCGATCTCCCAGGTGTCGAGCCAGACACTGCCGAACCTGTCGGTGATCGACTGTGTGACCGACAAGCTGGTCCTGCGTCCGCTGATCGTGGCGCACAAGCAGGACATCATCGACACCGCCAACGAAATTGGCACCGCCGATTTCGCCCGGCACATGCCGGAATACTGCGGGGTCATTTCGGTCAACCCGAAGACCGCCGCCAAACGCGGTCGCGTTGAACACGAAGAGAAAGAATTCGACATGGCGGTCCTCGAGCGTGCGCTCGAAAACGCCAAACTGGTGCCGATCGATCGGGTGATCGACGAATTGGGCCAGGACGTACAGATTGAAGAAGTCAGCGAAGCACTGGCCGGCCAGATCGTGATCGACATCCGTCACCCGGATGCCGCCGAGGATGAGCCGCTGGAACTCGCTGGCGTAGAAGTACAGACGATGCCGTTCTACGCAGTGAACGCTCGTTTCAAGGAGCTGGATCCGACTCGCCAGTACCTGCTGTATTGCGACAAAGGCGTGATGAGTCGCCTGCATGCTCACCATTTGCTCAGTGAGGGGCATGCCAATGTGCGCGTTTATCGACCGAGCTAAGTGCCCGGGGCTGTTTGCCTGTGGCCTGCGTCACCGGCCCCCCGACACCGCCGTCAAGCTGTAACGGCCATGCCGGACACTACTGCTAATCGCTGCCAAGACTTGTCAGCAAACCGAATCCTCTGATCGAGATACACAAGTGATCGAAAATCTACGCAACATCGCCATCATTGCCCACGTTGACCATGGTAAAACCACCCTGGTAGACAAACTCCTGCGTCAATCCGGCACTCTGGAGCGCAACGAGCTCAACGACGAGCGCGTGATGGACTCCAACGACCAGGAAAAAGAGCGCGGTATTACCATTCTGGCGAAAAACACCGCCATCAACTGGAACGGCTACCACATCAACATCGTGGACACCCCGGGCCACGCCGACTTCGGCGGCGAAGTTGAACGTGTAATGTCGATGGTTGACTCCGTTCTGCTGCTGGTTGACGCTCAAGACGGCCCTATGCCGCAAACCCGTTTCGTGACCAAGAAGGCTTTCGAAGCCGGCCTGCGTCCAATCGTGGTGATCAACAAGGTTGACCGTCCAGGCGCGCGTCCGGACTGGGTTCTGGACCAGATCTTCGACCTGTTCGACAACCTCGGTGCTACCGAAGAACAACTGGACTTCCAGGTTGTCTACGCCTCGGCCCTGAACGGCATCGCCGGTCTGGATCACACCGCCATGGCTGAAGACATGACCCCGCTGTACCAAGCGGTAGTCGACCACGTTCCGCCTCCGGCTGTTGACCGTGACGGCGCGTTCCAGATGCAGATCTCCGCTCTGGACTACAACAGCTTCCTGGGTGTTATCGGCGTTGGCCGTATCGCTCGTGGCCGCGTCAAGCCGAACACCCCGGTTGTTGCGATCGGTGCCGACGGCAAGCGCCGTAACGGCCGTATCCTGAAACTGATGGGTCACCACGGTCTGCACCGCGTTGACGTTGAAGAAGCTGCAGCAGGCGATATCGTTTGCATCAGCGGTATGGACTCGCTGTTCATCTCCGACACCCTGTGCCACCCGGATACTGTCGAGGCGATGAAGCCTCTGACCGTTGACGAGCCAACCGTTTCGATGACCTTCCAGGTAAACGACTCGCCATTCTGCGGTAAAGAAGGCAAGTTCGTGACGTCCCGTAACATCAAGGACCGTCTGGACAAAGAGCTGCTGTACAACGTTGCCCTGCGCGTTGAAGAAGGCGACACCGCTGACAAGTTCAAGGTTTCCGGCCGTGGTGAGCTGCACCTCTCGGTACTGATCGAAACCATGCGTCGCGAAGGCTTCGAGCTGGCCCTGGGCCGTCCTGAAGTGATCATTCGTGAAGTTGACGGCGTCAAGCAAGAACCGTTTGAAAACGTAACCATCGACATCCCTGAAGAAGCTCAGGGCAAGGTCATGGAAGAGATGGGTCTGCGTAAAGGCGACCTGAGCAACATGGTTCCTGATGGCAAGGGCCGTGTTCGTCTGGAATACAACATCCCTGCTCGCGGTCTGATCGGTTTCCGTAACCAGTTCCTGACCCTGACCAACGGTGCTGGCATCCTGACCTCGATCTTCGATCGCTACGACACCGTGAAGTCGGGCCACATGTCCGGCCGTCAGAACGGCGTTCTGGTTTCGGTTGAAACCGGCAAGGCACTGACCTACTCGCTGGAAACCCTGCAGGCTCGTGGCAAGCTGTTCGTAGAACACGGCCAGGAGATCTACAACGGTCAAATCGTTGGTCAGAACAGCCGCGACAACGACCTGGGTGTAAACCCGACCAAAGGCAAGAAGCTCGACAACATGCGTGCTTCGGGTAAAGACGAAACCATCGCTCTGGTACCACCTGTTCGCTTCACCCTGGAACAGGCTCTGGAATACATCCAGGAAGACGAGCTGTGCGAAGTCACTCCTAAGTCCATCCGTCTTCGCAAGAAGATCCTAGACGAAAGCGAGCGTACCCGCGCTGCCAAGAAAGCCAAGAACTGAGTCATTAGTTCAGGCTGAATGAAAACGCCCCCGGTCGAGAGACCGGGGGCGTTTTTGTTTGTCTGGAGGAAATGCAGTTGGGTCTTGAAGATCAAGAGCCCCTCACCCTAGCCCTCTCCCAGAGGGAGAGGGGACTGACCGAGTTGTTCTTTGGCTTTGCATCGATCTGAGTAATCGAGTCGACCTCAGGTTTGGAAGCGACAGAGATCGGCTCCCTCTCCCTCGGGAGAGGGCTGGGGTGAGGGGCTGGGGGTTAACGGCTACCGAAGAACTCAGCGTCGTTCAGAAGCGCTCGATCGCGCGGAAATTCTGCTCGCGCACCACTTCCTTCGGCTTGTACGCGCAATACCCAGGACGCGGTCCGATCTTCGGGTGATTGCGGCAGGTATCCGGGCGCTTGTCATAAATGGTGCACAGGCGGCTCTTACGATCCAGGTAGTAGCAATCGTTGTTGCTCATGCGCTGGAGGGTAAAGATGCCGGACTTCTGATTGAAGCGTTCAACCAGGCCTTCCTTTTGCAGACGCTTGGCGATGTTTTTTGGCGGATCGCCGAGTTCGAACTCGTCGACCACACCGATGCGCACCAGATCCTTGATCTTCACCTCAACCGGCAGCGTGCAGCAGCTGGACACGCAGGAACCGCACATCGGGGCTGAGTATTTTGCCCACGTATCGAGACGATCGATCTCGGCGGCGGCAATCAAGTTGGGCTTCATCATCGGGAGTTACCAGGCGTGTGTGCATCAGGGCGCGCGATCATACCGGGACTGGTGGATTTTTGAACAACCTTTCGCCAGATTTTTTCTGCATACAGGCACATTGCCGGACAATTCGGCACGGCCCCTGCATTCATTAGCTCATCCGCCAAGGTAATGCCGGGCCATCTCACCGTCTCAGGAAATACTGCCGAACCAGAGCCTTCACCGTCGGTCAGACCGTCTAGGCTCAGACAATTCCCGCTCGCTCGAGGTCCTATCGATGACTCAAGAACCACTAGTTCGCGAAGCAGAGGTGGCCGCATTCCGCGACGCCGTCCTGACCAAGCTCACCTATGCGGTGGGCAAAGACCCCGATCACGCCTTCGACCATGACTGGTTCGAAGCCATCGCTTTGGCTGCGCGCGATCACATGGTCGAACACTGGATGGACCACACCCGGCAGATTTATCGCAAAGGCCAGAAGCGGGTGTATTACCTCTCGCTGGAGTTCCTCATCGGCCGCTTGCTCTACGACAGTCTGAGCAACCTTGGCCTGCTCGACGTCGCCCGTGAAGCGCTGACTGAACTCGGTGTCGATCTGGAGCGCATCCGCTTGCTGGAACCCGATGCGGCGCTCGGCAACGGCGGCCTCGGTCGTCTGGCCGCATGCTTTATGGAAAGC
This region of Pseudomonas sp. R84 genomic DNA includes:
- the glnL gene encoding nitrogen regulation protein NR(II), with the translated sequence MTISDAIHRLLLDNLTTATILLDAELRLEYMNPAAEMLLAISGQRSHGQFISELFTESTEALNSLRQAVEQAHPFTKREAMLTALTGQTLTVDYAVTPILSNGATMLLLEVHPRDRLLRITKEEAQLSKQETSKMLVRGLAHEIKNPLGGIRGAAQLLARELPEDSLRDYTNVIIEEADRLRNLVDRMLGSNKLPSLAMCNVHEVLERVCQLVEAESQGCITLVRDYDPSIPDVLIDREQMIQAVLNIVRNAMQAISSQNELRLGRISLRTRAMRQFTIGHIRHRLVTKIEIIDNGPGIPAELQETIFFPMVSGRPDGTGLGLAITQNIISQHQGLIECDSHPGHTTFSIFLPLEQGATST
- a CDS encoding DUF4124 domain-containing protein; the encoded protein is MIRAWLFVLSALMPLQASAEVFTYTDVQGNRVYTYQPRGNAKRVPIATSNRMPANPTAAAPITTAKKSPEQPPFHYDMLRILVPEPDATIRSSAGEIIVSVTSEPGLQRGHRYRLLLDGQATGEPGLSPVFPLTNIDRGSHNLSVEILDTEGRTVERTANQPFHMLRISLAQKRQVKPCTKEDYGVRPECPLKDKPPEPKNPFLRFF
- a CDS encoding DUF4124 domain-containing protein, coding for MGRTFLYILLLIALPADAQIYKYTDANGNTVYSDHSPDGVQAKPMELPPLNRVEPQTPSTVPATEADNREPARNAYDILELAGLPTEEALRANNGTFTVNVLIKPRLQAPHQLRLVLDDEPYGQPSNVPILQLVNVDRGEHRLAVQVIDGQTIIQQSPPVALSVQRVHKP
- the glnA gene encoding type I glutamate--ammonia ligase, whose product is MSKTVQLIKDHDVKWIDLRFTDTKGTQHHVTMPARDALDEDFFEVGKMFDGSSIAGWKGIEASDMILMPVDETAVLDPFTEDATLILVCDIIEPSSMQGYDRDPRAIAKRAEEHLKATGIGDTVFAGPEPEFFIFDSVKFKSDISGSMFKIYSEQGSWMSDQDIEGGNKGHRPGVKGGYFPVPPFDHDHEIRTSMCNALEEMGLTVEVHHHEVATAGQNEIGVKFNTLVKKADETQTLKYVVHNVADAYGRTATFMPKPLYGDNGSGMHVHMSIWKDGKNTFAGEGYAGLSDTALYFIGGIIKHGKALNGFTNPATNSYKRLVPGFEAPVMLAYSARNRSASIRIPYVSSPKARRIEARFPDPAANPYLAFAALLMAGLDGIQNKIHPGDAADKNLYDLPPEEAKDIPQVCGSLKEALEELDKGRAFLTKGGVFSDDFIDAYIALKSEEEIKVRTFVHPLEYELYYSC
- the thiI gene encoding tRNA uracil 4-sulfurtransferase ThiI produces the protein MKLIVKVFPEITIKSRPVRTKFIRQLAKNIRTVLRDLDPAVVVNGVWDNLELETRVTDAKALKEMGERLTCMPGIAHFLQIDEYPLGDFDDITEKCKQHYGDALAGKIFSVRCKRAGKHTFSSMDVEKYVGSKLRRECGAAGIDLKAPEIEVRIEVRDKRLFVIHSQHNGIGGYPLGALEQTLVLMSGGFDSTVAAYQIIRRGLMTHFCFFNLGGRAHELGVMEVAHFIWKKYGSSQRVLFVSVPFEEVLGEILGKVDNSHMGVVLKRMMLRAASNIADRLQIEALVTGEAISQVSSQTLPNLSVIDCVTDKLVLRPLIVAHKQDIIDTANEIGTADFARHMPEYCGVISVNPKTAAKRGRVEHEEKEFDMAVLERALENAKLVPIDRVIDELGQDVQIEEVSEALAGQIVIDIRHPDAAEDEPLELAGVEVQTMPFYAVNARFKELDPTRQYLLYCDKGVMSRLHAHHLLSEGHANVRVYRPS
- the typA gene encoding translational GTPase TypA — translated: MIENLRNIAIIAHVDHGKTTLVDKLLRQSGTLERNELNDERVMDSNDQEKERGITILAKNTAINWNGYHINIVDTPGHADFGGEVERVMSMVDSVLLLVDAQDGPMPQTRFVTKKAFEAGLRPIVVINKVDRPGARPDWVLDQIFDLFDNLGATEEQLDFQVVYASALNGIAGLDHTAMAEDMTPLYQAVVDHVPPPAVDRDGAFQMQISALDYNSFLGVIGVGRIARGRVKPNTPVVAIGADGKRRNGRILKLMGHHGLHRVDVEEAAAGDIVCISGMDSLFISDTLCHPDTVEAMKPLTVDEPTVSMTFQVNDSPFCGKEGKFVTSRNIKDRLDKELLYNVALRVEEGDTADKFKVSGRGELHLSVLIETMRREGFELALGRPEVIIREVDGVKQEPFENVTIDIPEEAQGKVMEEMGLRKGDLSNMVPDGKGRVRLEYNIPARGLIGFRNQFLTLTNGAGILTSIFDRYDTVKSGHMSGRQNGVLVSVETGKALTYSLETLQARGKLFVEHGQEIYNGQIVGQNSRDNDLGVNPTKGKKLDNMRASGKDETIALVPPVRFTLEQALEYIQEDELCEVTPKSIRLRKKILDESERTRAAKKAKN
- a CDS encoding YkgJ family cysteine cluster protein; this translates as MMKPNLIAAAEIDRLDTWAKYSAPMCGSCVSSCCTLPVEVKIKDLVRIGVVDEFELGDPPKNIAKRLQKEGLVERFNQKSGIFTLQRMSNNDCYYLDRKSRLCTIYDKRPDTCRNHPKIGPRPGYCAYKPKEVVREQNFRAIERF